The uncultured Desulfatiglans sp. DNA window GAGGGAAACAAACCCGGCTTCCAGAAGTCTTTCGGCGGTGAACAGCCTCAGGGCGATGCTCTCCGGGTGCCGGTGCAAGGCCTCGAGGGCCTCTTGGAGCGATTCTCTCACCCGGCCTGCGGCGTGCAGCTTGTCCAGGATTTGGAGGACGGCTGCTTCCGGCGGTCCCTGGCGAAGGATGGTGAGGAGAAAGTCAAGATCGTCGGGCATGGCGTAAGGAATCCTTCCGAAAGCGGCAGGGGCGGGGCAGTCTGCGGGCCGGCTCCACCGAAGGTACGGAGGGCGGGAGCTTCAATCCGCCTTTTCTTTTTTTTCGAACCGGTATATGATTTCGTTTTCCTTGACGAGGCTCAGTTCTTTTCGGGCGATGGTTTCCAGATAGGCCATATCGGTTTCAAGGCGGTTGATCTCGTCCATCAAAGCACGGTTTTCGCGGCTCAGCCGATCATTGATTTCCCTCTGCGCATCGCGGTCCTGCCTGGCCTGGTAAAGACGCAGAAACCCTTCGCTGCCCAATCCCAGCCACAGCAGGATGGGGGCGACGATGGCGGCAGCCAGAAGAGGGATTTTTAAAAATCCTATAATCTTCAATGGCATAGCCTTGATCAGTGCTTGTTCGAGTTCATGCCGGAACGTGTGTCGGCCCGTAACGGGCCCGACCCCCGGCAGGGGGAAAAGCTTTTCTACATGGAGCTTTCATAGCACATCCCGCTTTGGAGTACAAATGCTAAAATGGGTATGCCGCAAGATCCGGGCAGAGGGAAAAGAGGAGCGAGGCGATCATGGAATCAGATGACAGGAAAACCGTTTTGCCGGCGGACCGGCCACCCGGGGGAGGGGGTGATCTCACTGCGCTCGAGAGGGGCAAGGGCGGGCTTCTCCCTCTGCATGTCCTGTCAGGGTCGGAGCTGATCAACCGGGTGCTGGCGATGGACAGCCCCGAAGAGTACGTCCAGGATCTTTCCTCCGAAGACCTTTACTGGCTGGTCAAGAAGGTGGGCGCGGACGATGCCGGTCCGCTGCTCCAGTTGGCATCGGAAGACCAATGGCAGTACATCCTGGATCTCGAGTTATGGGGCAAGGACAGCCTGGAACTGGAGGCGGCGGATCGATGGCTCGCACGGCTGCAGCAGGCCGATCTCAGGCGCCTGACGCGCTGGCTGGTCTCGGAGGAG harbors:
- a CDS encoding Septum formation initiator: MPLKIIGFLKIPLLAAAIVAPILLWLGLGSEGFLRLYQARQDRDAQREINDRLSRENRALMDEINRLETDMAYLETIARKELSLVKENEIIYRFEKKEKAD